From a single Pseudopipra pipra isolate bDixPip1 chromosome 7, bDixPip1.hap1, whole genome shotgun sequence genomic region:
- the TNFAIP6 gene encoding tumor necrosis factor-inducible gene 6 protein gives MFQEHRARADPERLTREYLQPEPAREMIALILFSALLWDEAGAWGFKDGVLHNSIWLERAAGVYHRESRSGKYQLTYAEAKAVCEYEGGHLATYQQLEAARKIGFHVCAAGWMAKGRVGYPIVKAGANCGFGRTGIVDYGIRLNRSERWDAYCYNPNGKECGGVFTDSRHVFKSPGYPNEYENEQICYWHIRVKYGQRIHLQFLEFDVEDDVACTADFLEIYDSYDDVNGFVGRFCGDELPDDIISTGNVMTLKFLTDASVTAGGFQIRYTTVDTPSKAGDGRNATSQGKTNYFSGKFGVM, from the exons ATGTTCCAGGAGCACCGAGCCAGAGCCGACCCGGAGCGTTTGACCAGGGAATATTTACAGCCTGAGCCTGCCCGGGAGATGATTGCACTGATTCTCTTCTCTGCCCTGCTGTGGGACGAGGCTGGAGCGTGGGGCTTCAAGGATGGAGTGCTGCACAACTCCATTTGGTTAG AGCGGGCGGCCGGGGTGTACCACCGGGAATCCCGCTCCGGGAAGTACCAGCTCACCTACGCCGAGGCCAAGGCCGTGTGCGAGTACGAGGGAGGACACCTGGCCACGTACCAGCAGCTGGAGGCGGCCCGGAAAATAG gttTCCACGTGTGTGCTGCTGGCTGGATGGCCAAGGGCAGGGTTGGTTATCCCATCGTAAAAGCCGGAGCCAACTGTGGCTTTGGAAGGACTGGAATTGTTGACTACGGGATTCGCCTCAACCGGAGCGAGAGATGGGACGCCTACTGCTACAACCCCAACG GAAAGGAGTGTGGTGGAGTCTTCACAGATTCCAGGCATGTTTTTAAGTCACCAGGGTACCCAAATGAGTATGAAAACGAGCAGATTTGCTACTGGCACATCAGAGTCAAGTATGGGCAGAGGATCCACCTGCAGTTCCTGGAGTTTGATGTGGAAGACGACGTCGCCTGTACGGCGGATTTCTTGGAAATCTATGACAGCTACGATGATGTCAATGGCTTTGTGGGCAG GTTTTGTGGAGATGAGTTGCCAGATGACATCATCAGCACAG GCAATGTGATGACCTTGAAGTTTTTGACAGATGCCTCAGTCACTGCTGGTGGGTTTCAGATCAGATACACGACCGTGGACACGCCTTCCAAGGCAGGTGATGGAAGGAATGCAACATcccaaggaaaaacaaactaCTTTTCTGGAAAATTCGGTGTCATGTGA